In a genomic window of Porphyromonadaceae bacterium W3.11:
- a CDS encoding master DNA invertase Mpi family serine-type recombinase has protein sequence MIYGYIRVSSDKQTVENQRFEINNFCQREGLEIDGWIEETISGTKSYNKRALGNLLRKMTKDDLIICAELSRLGRNLFMIMEILGLCMNKECRVWTIKDNYRLGDDIQSKVLAFAFGLSAEIERNLISQRTKEALARKKAEGVVLGRPKGRKSSPEKYKLYGKETLIRELLNANVSQRKIAKICKVDRNTLARYIKNFMELEK, from the coding sequence ATGATATACGGATACATTCGCGTCAGTAGCGACAAGCAGACAGTTGAGAATCAGAGATTTGAAATTAATAATTTCTGTCAGAGAGAGGGCTTAGAGATTGATGGTTGGATTGAAGAGACCATATCAGGTACGAAGTCTTATAATAAAAGAGCATTAGGGAACTTGCTGCGAAAGATGACGAAGGATGATCTTATCATTTGTGCCGAACTTTCAAGATTGGGTCGTAATCTTTTTATGATTATGGAGATACTCGGGTTATGTATGAATAAGGAGTGTCGTGTCTGGACCATCAAAGACAATTATAGACTTGGTGATGACATTCAGAGTAAAGTGCTTGCTTTTGCTTTCGGGCTAAGTGCTGAGATTGAACGTAATTTGATTTCTCAACGAACAAAGGAGGCATTGGCTAGAAAGAAAGCTGAAGGGGTCGTTCTTGGACGCCCTAAAGGACGTAAGAGTTCCCCCGAGAAGTATAAGTTATATGGCAAGGAAACATTGATTAGAGAGTTGTTAAATGCTAATGTTTCTCAGAGGAAAATAGCCAAGATATGTAAAGTAGATAGAAACACTTTAGCTCGATATATTAAGAATTTTATGGAGTTAGAGAAGTGA
- a CDS encoding N-acetylmuramoyl-L-alanine amidase yields the protein MKNIVNMYSGYRALEPEYQPRLVRHKEELVRARRLVRMLVIHCSATRWCERYTPEQLVHDHLERGYNGAGYHYYITREGMLYEMRPVEYPGAHAKGYNRHSIGICYEGGLDRSGNPVDSRTSEQKQMLKQLICELKRLYGDVLVMGHRDLSPDLNGDGQVTREEWMKACPCFDARVYNALSPSGGLRA from the coding sequence ATGAAAAATATAGTAAATATGTATAGTGGCTACAGGGCTTTGGAGCCAGAGTATCAACCTAGATTAGTGAGACATAAAGAAGAACTGGTTAGGGCGAGGCGATTGGTGCGTATGCTCGTGATTCATTGTAGTGCCACCCGATGGTGTGAGCGTTACACACCTGAGCAACTGGTGCATGATCATTTGGAGAGAGGCTATAATGGTGCCGGTTATCACTACTATATAACACGGGAAGGAATGCTGTATGAGATGCGACCTGTGGAATACCCAGGTGCTCATGCCAAGGGGTATAATCGACACTCAATTGGTATCTGCTATGAGGGCGGTTTGGATAGGTCCGGTAATCCTGTGGATAGTCGTACAAGCGAACAGAAGCAGATGCTGAAGCAATTGATATGCGAGCTAAAACGGCTGTATGGTGATGTCCTGGTAATGGGGCATCGGGATTTGAGTCCTGACCTGAATGGTGATGGTCAAGTGACCCGAGAGGAGTGGATGAAGGCGTGTCCGTGCTTTGACGCCCGTGTCTATAATGCTTTGTCACCGTCAGGTGGCTTGAGAGCTTGA
- a CDS encoding DUF4248 domain-containing protein — MEIKRTQTQETQLQQLHRLIQSLPRKAGQEERMMTVQEVAISYFEGITPQSASRALRKEIREHPVLSEALALTGWNPRKRYFSPLQVRLLEAYLT, encoded by the coding sequence ATGGAAATAAAAAGAACACAAACACAAGAAACGCAGCTCCAGCAGCTGCACCGACTCATCCAGTCTCTTCCTCGAAAAGCTGGACAAGAAGAACGTATGATGACCGTCCAAGAGGTAGCCATCAGCTACTTTGAGGGCATCACCCCTCAGAGTGCCTCACGTGCCCTCCGGAAGGAGATCCGAGAGCACCCCGTCCTGAGTGAAGCTCTAGCCCTCACCGGATGGAACCCACGCAAACGTTACTTTTCCCCACTCCAAGTCCGCCTCCTAGAGGCCTACCTCACCTAA
- a CDS encoding Eco57I restriction-modification methylase domain-containing protein, producing MKTTEYALKEQFEKVFIDDFKSIEVIENKIIKPIFEDDYHSFSKNPERIYTGENKNNKGSTIHSIYHIGTINRVGLDPVEVFDITVNDKSNLSHSRANIQKIIRSELFYYSHAFMIFHHQSPIGREWRFSYLYKQETLKSITDAKRYTYLFGKEQHCRTAIDRFYTLASSKKDNQALIDAFSVEALTKQFYNDLFEWYLWAIDPKVNITFPNNTNIPEDDREKIDLQIIRLITRIMFVWFIKQKDLVPDLLFDPEKLRVILKNFQPLDSSSGIYYNAILQNLFFATLNRAIEDENGEKRHFAKAKNSRDAKTLYRYAELFNISEDEVINIFAEVPFLNGGLFECLDKSRTIDGVDVAYNFDGFSRNEQKFPDGRYKHRAFIPNHLFFTPDKGLFSILSRYNFTIEESTPIEQQVALDPELLGKVFENLLGAYNPETKETARNQSGSFYTPREIVHYMVNTSLIEYLGRTPIVESLFSDTFERDNDKEEEYNAIAQKLKNVKIIDPACGSGAFPMGLLNQMVDILQKIHPDKSLYQLKLKIIENCIYGVDIQSIAAQITKLRFFISLICDCEKDPNTKNFGIPILPNLETKFVVADSLIGKKENQNSQPSFFDNPEIQETKDKLIEIRQQHFLAKSASEKRELRTIDEQLRAKLAQLLSENEGLPAEDAEQLVHWNPYDQNAVSPFFDPEWMFGINNGFDIVIGNPPYVQLQNNKGELAERYKKYNYKTYARTGDIYCLFYERGYQLLKNRGHLCFITSNKWMRAGYGEKTRGFLAENSNPKLLIDFAGVKIFESATVDTNILLFEKSPNKKQTTCAVTTKEDKNSINDLSVFVQQAKVTCAFSSSDSWVILSPIEQSIKRKIEAVGTPLKDWDINIYRGVLTGCNEAFIISTDKRNEILSNCESEEERTLTEEIIRPILRGRDIKRFGYEWANLWLIWIPWHFPLHLDENITGASKKAERALEKQYQSLYRHLLKFKDALSNRNKAETGIRYEWYALQRWGAKYWEDFSKPKVMWKIIGNNINFCYDEESMICNNAVNIMTGERNTLIQFVGLMNSQLFDWYLKITTEAEVQGGGIQLYVTTLEKTLLKLDFQQSLTDIVYKRIMGEASDISVDDAVFEAYGLTKEETIFIGNYNKMNRD from the coding sequence ATGAAAACGACAGAATACGCCCTAAAGGAGCAATTTGAAAAAGTTTTTATAGACGATTTCAAAAGCATAGAAGTTATAGAGAACAAAATCATCAAACCGATTTTTGAAGATGATTACCATTCCTTCAGCAAGAACCCAGAGAGAATTTATACGGGAGAAAACAAAAATAATAAAGGCTCTACCATACATTCCATTTACCATATAGGCACCATAAATAGAGTAGGACTAGACCCTGTCGAAGTCTTCGACATAACCGTTAATGATAAGTCCAATCTATCTCATTCAAGAGCGAATATCCAGAAAATCATCCGCAGCGAACTATTCTACTATTCACATGCCTTTATGATTTTCCATCATCAATCACCCATCGGTAGAGAATGGCGATTCTCCTATCTTTACAAGCAAGAGACACTTAAGTCTATCACGGATGCAAAGAGGTATACCTACCTCTTTGGTAAGGAACAGCATTGCCGGACTGCCATAGATAGATTCTATACTTTGGCTTCTAGCAAAAAAGATAACCAAGCACTCATTGACGCCTTTTCTGTCGAGGCACTAACCAAACAATTCTACAACGATCTCTTTGAGTGGTATCTATGGGCTATTGATCCTAAAGTAAATATTACCTTTCCTAATAATACTAACATACCAGAAGATGATCGAGAGAAAATTGATCTTCAGATCATTCGACTCATCACCCGAATCATGTTTGTATGGTTCATCAAACAAAAAGATTTGGTCCCAGATCTTCTTTTTGATCCAGAAAAGCTTAGAGTAATACTTAAGAATTTTCAGCCGTTAGATTCATCATCAGGTATATATTATAACGCCATCCTCCAAAACCTATTTTTTGCTACCTTAAATCGTGCCATTGAGGATGAAAATGGAGAGAAAAGGCACTTTGCAAAAGCAAAAAATAGTCGTGATGCCAAAACATTATATAGATACGCAGAGCTATTTAATATCTCTGAAGATGAAGTAATAAATATTTTTGCAGAGGTTCCTTTTCTTAATGGAGGGCTTTTTGAATGTTTGGATAAATCACGCACTATTGATGGGGTTGATGTCGCCTATAATTTTGATGGCTTTAGTCGTAATGAGCAAAAGTTTCCAGACGGTCGCTACAAGCATAGAGCATTTATTCCTAACCATCTCTTTTTTACTCCAGATAAAGGACTCTTTTCTATCTTATCACGCTATAACTTCACCATTGAAGAAAGCACTCCTATAGAGCAGCAAGTCGCTCTCGATCCTGAACTTTTAGGGAAAGTATTCGAAAACCTTTTAGGCGCTTATAACCCTGAAACAAAAGAGACGGCACGTAACCAAAGCGGCTCTTTCTATACCCCTAGGGAGATTGTACATTATATGGTGAATACATCCCTCATCGAATATTTAGGACGGACACCAATAGTAGAGTCATTATTCTCTGACACATTCGAAAGAGATAATGATAAAGAAGAGGAATACAATGCTATTGCACAGAAGCTCAAGAATGTTAAAATCATAGACCCAGCTTGTGGATCAGGGGCGTTCCCTATGGGATTGCTCAACCAAATGGTTGATATCCTTCAGAAGATACACCCTGACAAAAGTTTGTACCAATTAAAACTAAAAATCATTGAGAATTGTATCTATGGTGTAGATATTCAGAGCATCGCTGCACAAATCACCAAGCTCCGATTCTTTATTTCTCTAATATGCGACTGCGAAAAGGATCCAAATACTAAGAACTTTGGCATCCCTATTCTCCCTAACCTTGAAACAAAGTTTGTAGTGGCAGATTCACTAATAGGCAAAAAAGAAAATCAAAACTCTCAACCGAGTTTTTTCGACAATCCTGAGATTCAAGAGACGAAGGATAAATTAATAGAGATACGTCAGCAACACTTCCTAGCTAAATCAGCATCAGAGAAACGAGAATTAAGAACTATTGATGAACAACTAAGAGCGAAATTGGCCCAGCTCTTATCTGAAAACGAGGGTTTACCTGCTGAGGATGCAGAACAGCTAGTCCATTGGAATCCTTACGACCAGAATGCAGTAAGTCCTTTTTTTGATCCAGAGTGGATGTTTGGGATTAATAATGGTTTTGATATTGTCATTGGGAACCCTCCTTATGTGCAATTACAAAATAACAAAGGAGAGTTAGCTGAAAGATACAAAAAGTATAACTATAAGACCTATGCCCGAACTGGAGACATTTACTGCCTCTTCTATGAAAGAGGTTATCAACTGCTTAAGAACCGAGGACACTTATGTTTTATCACATCGAATAAATGGATGCGTGCTGGATATGGTGAGAAAACTCGAGGCTTCTTGGCGGAAAATAGTAATCCTAAACTATTGATTGACTTTGCAGGAGTAAAGATATTTGAAAGTGCGACAGTAGATACCAATATTCTTCTTTTTGAAAAAAGCCCTAATAAAAAGCAAACAACATGTGCAGTGACCACCAAAGAGGATAAAAATAGCATTAATGATTTGAGCGTTTTCGTTCAGCAAGCTAAGGTAACCTGTGCATTCAGCTCCTCTGATAGCTGGGTCATTCTATCTCCGATAGAGCAAAGCATCAAGCGTAAGATAGAAGCCGTGGGTACACCTCTCAAGGATTGGGATATAAATATATATAGAGGGGTCCTTACTGGTTGTAATGAGGCTTTTATCATTTCTACTGATAAACGAAACGAGATCCTATCCAATTGTGAATCAGAGGAGGAACGTACGCTTACGGAGGAAATTATACGACCAATTTTACGAGGCCGTGACATTAAGCGTTTTGGTTACGAATGGGCTAATCTGTGGCTAATTTGGATACCATGGCATTTTCCTCTTCATTTAGATGAAAATATAACTGGAGCTTCAAAAAAAGCAGAAAGAGCATTAGAAAAACAGTATCAATCCTTGTATAGACATCTATTAAAATTCAAAGATGCATTATCAAATCGTAATAAAGCGGAAACTGGAATTCGCTATGAATGGTATGCACTTCAACGCTGGGGTGCTAAGTATTGGGAGGATTTTAGTAAACCAAAAGTAATGTGGAAAATCATAGGTAATAACATTAACTTTTGTTATGATGAAGAATCTATGATTTGTAACAATGCTGTAAATATTATGACTGGAGAACGAAACACATTAATTCAATTCGTTGGGTTAATGAATAGTCAATTATTTGACTGGTACTTGAAAATTACAACAGAAGCAGAAGTTCAAGGAGGGGGTATTCAATTATATGTTACTACGTTGGAAAAAACATTATTGAAGTTAGATTTTCAGCAAAGTCTGACTGACATTGTATATAAAAGGATTATGGGTGAGGCATCCGATATTAGCGTTGATGACGCAGTCTTTGAGGCATATGGACTAACGAAAGAAGAGACAATATTTATTGGTAACTATAACAAAATGAATAGAGATTGA
- a CDS encoding helicase-related protein gives MKRCLKLDTIKNVRIATGYWDIPGLALITDELSDFLQREGTRFQLLIGKDPNIYAYQVKNPKYKDANYPHDFIRTDINNLEVKEQYKKAIDLLLTYCTEEEDSKVQIRIYKRNENEEIQFLHSKCYIFDGVSEETGEETGYGIIGSSNFTQKGLQDNSELNYLESNYLQVMSPGMYNTSKKSHSSWFNEKWEMSEKWNQVFLEQVLKPTPLAEIVTKEKQALETSLTPYEIYIKYLQSQLGDIANPDAYEILSSYLPKHYQAMTFQLDAVQQCFFIMKQHGGFLLADVVGLGKTIVGLLIIKKFITEASQLHRSPNVLIVTPPAIKKSWESTIQDFDNNTTDKMAPYIDFITTGSIGKLNDLADDELDMINEDYFEDDFSSNDYGLIIIDESHNFRNSNTQKYKALDNLIGNIHLQKGYCPFIGLLSATPMNNTPDDIKNQIYLFQRTPNNSSLPNIEGGKLDTFMSKMQKEFTKYRKEDSTEAREQLKHISNEIRVRVLNDLVVRRTRRDIKKTYASESAHLNFPTVCPPHKLEYKLDSILCRLFADTIDAIVPPGDELLEIDTRKHIGFYRYSAIQFFKSDENTKIYESRNLTVDSISSRLAQITRILLVKRLESSFSAFKKSLHNLQRFTQNMIDMLQSDCVYICPDMDINKEIIKAGTLQKAMPIIDKKMVKYGGNNRKFRTSDFKDEYLSLLQQDMNLISDLCKRWDENDFDPKLDTFKQHLNKTLFDKEINNPNGYDKPRLVIFTEALDTLNTLARHIQNRGHRVLKVSAKNRMQLQKDIIENFDANSDIQKDDYDVIVTTEVLAEGVNLHRANVILNYDTPWNATRLMQRIGRANRIGSKEEMIHVFNFYPSPEGNQEIMLIEIAYAKLQSFHIMFGDDSKVFNELEEISEADFNRLIDGEESPFFEYIKDLKDYQEANPDRFKKLQEVEMKNLGCSTHEHADQSLVVIGAENRGLTNVQINNDEAKVIAPLYAMQFLKCSPMTNGLRLPLSEYHKDMAFTAYHQHITRMKKAKESNKTIKEAMVILKKKIEPFLHSNDAKQISKKVDNALRQNNITVANKLIKFDKEYKYSLFGVDYDFEAWMSDTFGKIAKQSKAKYGQPYIALYENK, from the coding sequence TTGAAAAGGTGTTTAAAATTAGATACAATTAAAAATGTACGGATTGCAACGGGCTACTGGGACATACCGGGGCTTGCCCTTATTACTGATGAGTTGTCAGATTTTTTACAAAGAGAGGGAACTCGCTTTCAATTACTTATTGGCAAAGACCCTAACATATACGCGTATCAAGTAAAGAATCCTAAATACAAAGATGCCAATTACCCTCACGATTTTATAAGGACTGACATTAACAACCTAGAAGTCAAGGAACAATACAAAAAAGCTATAGATCTGCTACTCACCTACTGCACCGAGGAGGAAGATAGTAAAGTACAAATCAGAATCTACAAGAGGAATGAAAATGAGGAAATACAATTCCTGCACTCCAAGTGCTACATTTTTGATGGGGTATCAGAAGAAACTGGTGAAGAAACGGGATATGGGATTATTGGCAGTTCTAACTTCACACAAAAAGGTCTTCAAGACAATTCAGAACTAAACTACTTAGAGTCTAACTATTTACAAGTAATGTCTCCCGGCATGTATAATACTTCTAAAAAAAGCCACTCTAGTTGGTTTAATGAAAAATGGGAAATGTCGGAAAAATGGAATCAAGTATTCTTAGAGCAAGTCCTCAAACCAACTCCTCTCGCAGAGATCGTCACCAAAGAGAAACAAGCTCTAGAAACATCACTCACACCATATGAGATTTACATCAAGTACCTTCAATCCCAATTAGGTGATATTGCTAATCCAGATGCCTACGAAATCTTGTCTTCATACTTACCAAAACATTATCAGGCTATGACCTTTCAGCTAGATGCTGTTCAGCAATGCTTCTTTATTATGAAGCAGCATGGAGGATTTCTTTTAGCTGATGTGGTAGGATTAGGCAAAACCATTGTAGGACTATTAATCATCAAAAAGTTTATTACTGAAGCTTCACAGCTCCATCGCTCTCCTAACGTATTAATTGTAACCCCACCTGCTATTAAGAAGTCATGGGAGAGTACTATTCAAGACTTTGATAATAATACTACTGACAAAATGGCTCCATACATTGACTTTATCACGACTGGTAGTATCGGAAAGCTTAATGATTTAGCTGATGACGAGCTAGATATGATCAATGAGGACTATTTTGAAGATGACTTCTCCTCTAATGATTACGGACTAATCATCATTGATGAAAGCCACAACTTTAGAAATAGCAATACACAGAAATACAAAGCCCTTGATAATCTCATTGGGAACATTCATTTACAAAAGGGGTATTGCCCCTTTATCGGCTTATTATCTGCTACTCCCATGAATAATACACCTGACGATATCAAGAATCAAATATATCTTTTCCAAAGGACACCTAATAATAGCTCATTACCTAATATCGAAGGTGGAAAACTAGATACGTTTATGAGCAAAATGCAGAAAGAGTTCACAAAATATCGTAAAGAAGATTCTACTGAAGCTCGTGAACAACTCAAACATATCTCCAATGAGATTAGGGTTAGGGTATTAAATGACCTTGTCGTTCGTAGGACCAGACGTGACATCAAGAAGACCTATGCCAGCGAAAGTGCTCATCTTAATTTCCCAACAGTTTGTCCTCCTCATAAATTAGAATACAAACTAGATTCGATCCTCTGTCGGCTCTTTGCTGATACCATTGATGCTATAGTTCCTCCTGGTGATGAACTCTTAGAAATTGATACTCGTAAACACATTGGATTTTATAGATACTCTGCTATTCAGTTTTTTAAGTCAGATGAAAATACCAAGATCTATGAAAGTCGTAACCTTACGGTAGATAGTATCTCCTCTAGATTGGCACAAATCACGCGAATACTCTTGGTAAAGAGGTTGGAAAGTAGCTTCTCAGCGTTCAAGAAATCTCTGCATAATTTACAGCGCTTCACTCAAAATATGATTGATATGCTACAGAGTGATTGTGTCTATATCTGCCCAGACATGGACATCAATAAAGAGATCATAAAAGCCGGAACTCTTCAAAAAGCAATGCCCATAATCGACAAGAAAATGGTAAAGTATGGAGGAAATAATAGGAAGTTTAGGACCTCAGACTTTAAAGATGAATACCTTTCCTTACTCCAGCAGGATATGAATCTTATTAGTGATCTATGTAAGAGATGGGATGAAAATGACTTTGACCCTAAGTTAGATACTTTCAAACAGCATTTAAATAAGACTCTTTTTGATAAGGAAATAAACAATCCTAATGGCTATGACAAACCCCGATTAGTTATATTTACAGAAGCTCTTGACACATTAAATACATTGGCTCGTCATATTCAAAATCGAGGACATAGAGTCCTAAAGGTATCGGCTAAAAACAGAATGCAATTACAAAAGGATATCATTGAAAACTTTGATGCCAACTCCGATATCCAAAAAGATGATTATGATGTCATTGTGACTACTGAGGTTCTTGCGGAAGGGGTCAACTTACATCGTGCCAATGTGATTCTCAATTATGACACACCGTGGAATGCGACTCGCCTAATGCAGCGAATAGGAAGAGCCAATCGTATTGGTTCCAAAGAAGAAATGATCCACGTATTTAACTTCTACCCTTCTCCTGAGGGAAATCAAGAGATCATGCTAATAGAAATAGCCTATGCGAAACTACAGTCATTCCATATTATGTTTGGAGATGATAGCAAGGTATTCAATGAACTTGAAGAGATTTCTGAGGCTGACTTCAATCGTCTCATTGATGGCGAGGAGTCTCCATTCTTCGAATATATTAAGGACCTCAAAGATTATCAAGAAGCTAACCCTGATAGGTTCAAAAAGTTACAAGAAGTAGAGATGAAGAATCTAGGTTGTTCCACTCATGAACACGCAGATCAGTCATTAGTCGTCATTGGGGCTGAGAATAGAGGATTGACCAATGTTCAAATAAATAACGACGAGGCGAAAGTCATAGCACCGCTCTACGCTATGCAATTCCTTAAGTGCTCACCAATGACGAACGGCTTAAGACTTCCTCTGTCCGAATATCACAAAGACATGGCCTTCACTGCTTATCACCAACATATAACACGGATGAAAAAAGCAAAAGAATCTAATAAAACGATCAAAGAGGCAATGGTCATCCTAAAGAAAAAAATAGAGCCATTCCTACATAGTAATGATGCAAAACAAATTTCAAAAAAGGTAGATAACGCTCTTAGACAGAATAATATTACAGTCGCAAATAAGCTGATAAAATTTGACAAAGAATACAAATACTCTCTATTTGGCGTTGACTATGATTTTGAAGCTTGGATGAGCGACACATTCGGTAAGATAGCAAAACAGTCCAAAGCAAAATATGGTCAGCCATATATAGCCCTATATGAAAACAAATAA
- a CDS encoding Cof-type HAD-IIB family hydrolase, translating to MSNLKYKLIAFDIDGTLLDDKKRLLPSSFNSIMAFQKLGVKVVLASGRPTFGCKNLVEQLKMAEYGGYVISYNGGKITSCESGMILGRRTISLDYLPKLYEMVKEAGLEMITYTRGEMISEREDSTFVKTQRAINCGMPMRLVPSLLEGVKKEPFTYTITGEVEEIKLFEKELESVFGDVLSFHILYDNLLEVLPKGVNKGSSLSFLMKDLGLSREEVIAVGDSHNDLSMMEIAGVGVAMANASEAIKRSADYITKSNNEDGIFHFLNKYILNAKEIDPKLLDLDLMNEMMHNTLMGTLGIKCTKIEPGYVEATMPVDEHTQQPMGILHGGATLAMAETVAGYGSTLLLNPGEILVGMQVSGNHVHSAHVGDTVTAVGKIIHQGKSSHVWNVDVFTSLGKLVSSIRVVNSILNKR from the coding sequence ATGAGTAATCTGAAGTATAAGTTAATTGCCTTTGATATTGATGGAACCCTTCTGGACGATAAGAAGCGGTTGCTGCCTAGTTCGTTTAACTCCATAATGGCTTTCCAAAAGCTGGGTGTAAAGGTGGTGTTGGCAAGTGGTCGTCCTACCTTTGGTTGTAAAAACTTGGTGGAACAATTGAAGATGGCTGAATATGGTGGATATGTAATCTCCTACAATGGAGGGAAGATCACATCCTGTGAAAGTGGAATGATACTGGGGCGTAGGACTATCTCTCTGGATTATCTTCCGAAGCTTTATGAGATGGTTAAGGAGGCAGGGTTGGAGATGATTACGTACACTAGGGGTGAAATGATCAGTGAGCGGGAGGATAGCACATTTGTGAAGACGCAGCGAGCCATCAATTGTGGGATGCCGATGCGATTAGTGCCTTCACTATTAGAGGGGGTGAAGAAGGAACCCTTTACTTATACGATTACTGGAGAGGTAGAAGAGATAAAACTCTTTGAAAAAGAGCTGGAGTCTGTCTTTGGAGATGTGCTTTCGTTTCATATCCTATATGATAACCTGCTAGAGGTTTTGCCTAAAGGAGTGAATAAGGGAAGCTCCCTCTCATTTTTGATGAAAGACCTAGGGTTGAGCAGAGAGGAAGTGATCGCTGTCGGTGATAGTCACAACGATCTTAGTATGATGGAGATTGCTGGAGTGGGTGTAGCGATGGCTAACGCTTCTGAGGCGATCAAGCGTAGTGCTGACTATATTACGAAAAGTAATAATGAGGATGGTATCTTCCACTTTCTGAATAAGTATATCCTCAATGCCAAAGAGATAGATCCTAAGCTATTGGATCTGGATTTGATGAATGAGATGATGCACAATACCCTCATGGGCACATTGGGCATCAAGTGTACTAAGATAGAGCCTGGATATGTAGAAGCAACGATGCCTGTAGATGAGCATACTCAACAGCCGATGGGTATTCTTCATGGTGGAGCGACCTTGGCAATGGCTGAGACTGTGGCAGGGTATGGCTCTACTCTATTACTAAATCCTGGTGAGATCCTCGTGGGGATGCAGGTAAGCGGTAACCATGTGCACTCTGCTCATGTGGGTGATACGGTAACGGCGGTCGGGAAGATTATTCATCAAGGAAAATCGTCTCATGTATGGAATGTTGATGTCTTCACCAGTCTGGGTAAGCTGGTATCCTCTATAAGAGTGGTGAATAGTAT